Proteins from a single region of Equus asinus isolate D_3611 breed Donkey chromosome 17, EquAss-T2T_v2, whole genome shotgun sequence:
- the LOC106821885 gene encoding olfactory receptor 4A47, which yields MEPENNVTYFVLLGLTQNPKEQKVLFVMFLLFYILTMVGNMLIVVTVTFSRTLGSPMYFFLASLSFMDSIYSSVISPKLISDLFFGENTLSFRFCMAQLFTEHFFGGSEVFLLLVMAYDRYVAICKPSHYLVIMRQWVCVVLLVVSWVGGFLHSVIQLSTIYGLPFCGPNVIDHFICDMYPLLKLVCTDTRVVGLLVVANGGLICTIVFLLLLISYGVVLCSLKNLSQEGRRKALQTCGSHITVVVFFFVPCIFIYARPAETFPIDKSLSVFYTVITPMLNPLIYTLRNSEMNNAMKKVWRRNFLAHSK from the coding sequence ATGGAACCAGAGAACAATGTGACTTACTTTGTCCTCTTGGGCCTCACACAGAATCCAAAGGAGCAGAAagttctttttgttatgtttttgctCTTCTACATTTTGACCATGGTGGGCAACATGCTTATTGTGGTGACTGTAACTTTTAGTAGGACCCTGGGctcacccatgtacttctttcttgCCAGTCTATCATTTATGGATTCCATTTATTCTTCAGTCATTTCCCCCAAattgatttcagacttgttctttggggaaaatacCCTATCCTTCAGATTTTGTATGGCCCAGCTGTTTACAGAGCACTTTTTTGGTGGATCAGAGGTCTTTCTTCTGttggtgatggcctatgaccgctatgtggccatctgtaagccctcGCATTATTTGGTTATCATGAGGCAATGGGTGTGTGTCGTATTACTGGTAGTGTCCTGGGTTGGAGGTTTTCTTCACTCAGTAATTCAACTTAGCACTATTTACGGGCTCCCATTTTGTGGGCCCAATGTCATTGATCACTTTATCTGTGACATGTACCCCTTACTGAAACTTGTCTGTACTGACACCCGTGTCGTTGGCCTCTTAGTGGTGGCCAATGGAGGACTGATTTGCACTATTGTGTTTCTGCTCTTACTCATCTCTTATGGTGTCGTCTTGTGCTCTCTAAAGAATCTTAGTCAGGAAGGGAGGCGGAAAGCCCTCCAGACCTGTGGTTCCCACATCACTGTGGTTGTCTTCTTCTTTGTTCCCTGTATTTTCATCTATGCAAGACCTGCAGAGACCTTCCCCATTGACAAATCATTGAGTGTGTTTTATACAGTCATAACCCCCATGTTGAACCCATTAATCTACACTCTGAGAAATTCTGAGATGAATAATGCTATGAAGAAGGTCTGGAGAAGAAATTTCCTAGCTCATAGTAAATAA